One Onychostoma macrolepis isolate SWU-2019 chromosome 10, ASM1243209v1, whole genome shotgun sequence genomic region harbors:
- the ppm1e gene encoding protein phosphatase 1E, protein MAGSANEEKTFKRFLELFLREMRPPLQEDVPLPMRPLTDLISEDEVEGECLDLCLQHLCKYNCPFSLASALARGTADSILQSDLSLYYLNKSVEDGTDTLPQIDSVKLARLVFNKLCETCGHWLKEFPYRRRQLPYYETSIHAIKNMRRKMEDKHVVIPDFNTLFNLQDQEEQAFFAVFDGHGGLDAAIYAANHLHVNLVRQEMFSQDPKEALCHSFKLTDERFIQKASRENMRCGTTGVVTFLRGRTLHVAWLGDSQVMMVKRGQPVELMKPHKPDREDEKKRIEALGGCVIWFGTWRVNGSLSVSRAIGDSEHKPYICGDADCSTFNLDGSEDYLILACDGFYDTVNPEEAVRVVSDHLQENNGDTAMVAHKLVASARDAGSSDNITVIVVFLRDPRLPPPSDEPEEEREEELVEDAGEEEEEVESLQSELVCQDGGAENGGKNRGGWPLQQCSAPADLAYEDRMDSFTDRTSLSIMGPDLRAETGCFRLPASSILPPTRTIMPDLIPPYGGGGAAWRPYQEDGPFGYRQKPQPKPRVPSYTQTTSDGQLLEVAALFPQEGRRKRRLEVMPLRRESQRLIRRARESHGPLSFFPSVPYPLRSPERKPGIAFPHVTHSKRV, encoded by the exons ATGGCCGGCTCTGCCAACGAGGAGAAAACCTTCAAGAGGTTCTTGGAGCTCTTCTTGCGGGAGATGAGGCCACCTCTCCAGGAGGACGTACCTCTACCTATGCGCCCCTTGACGGACCTGATCTCGGAGGACGAGGTGGAGGGGGAATGTCTCGACCTGTGTCTCCAGCACCTGTGTAAATA TAATTGCCCTTTTTCCTTGGCTTCAGCCCTGGCCCGTGGTACAGCAGACAGTATCCTGCAAAGCGATCTCTCTTTGTACTATCTCAACAAGAGTGTGGAGGATGGCACAGACACACTGCCTC AGATTGATTCGGTGAAGCTGGCCCGGCTGGTCTTTAATAAGCTATGCGAGACGTGCGGTCATTGGCTAAAGGAGTTCCCGTATCGACGCCGCCAATTGCCGTACTACGAGACCTCCATCCACGCTATTAAAAACATGCGCCGAAAGATGGAAGACAAACACGTCGTCATTCCTGACTTCAACACACTTTTCAATCTACAG GATCAGGAAGAGCAGGCTTTTTTCGCTGTGTTTGATGGTCACGGCGGGCTGGATGCTGCCATCTACGCCGCCAATCACCTGCACGTAAACCTGGTCAGACAAGAAATGTTCAGTCAAGACCCTAAAGAGGCTCTGTGTCACTCCTTCAAACTGACAGATGAGCGGTTCATACAGAAGGCATCACGTGAA AACATGCGCTGTGGCACCACAGGGGTCGTGACCTTTCTGAGGGGTCGCACGCTGCATGTGGCCTGGCTGGGTGACTCACAGGTCATGATGGTGAAGAGAGGTCAGCCGGTGGAGCTGATGAAACCACACAAACCGGACAGAGAG GATGAGAAAAAGAGGATTGAGGCTCTGGGTGGGTGTGTAATCTGGTTCGGCACATGGAGGGTGAATGGCAGCCTGTCCGTGTCAAGAGCCATCG gtgATTCAGAACACAAACCCTATATCTGTGGAGACGCTGACTGCAGCACCTTCAACCTGGACGGGAGCGAGGACTACTTGATCCTGGCCTGCGACGGCTTCTACGACACAGTGAATCCAGAAGAAGCTGTGCGAGTGGTCAGCGACCACTTGCAGGAGAACAACGGGGACACCGCCATGGTGGCCCACAAGCTAGTGGCCTCGGCCCGAGACGCGGGGTCCAGCGACAATATCACGGTCATCGTGGTGTTCCTCAGGGACCCCCGTTTGCCCCCACCCTCAGATGAACCGGAGGAGGAGCGGGAAGAGGAGTTGGTGGAGGACGCAGgagaggaggaagaagaagTGGAGTCCTTGCAGAGTGAGCTGGTGTGTCAAGATGGAGGGGCGGAGAATGGAGGAAAGAACCGGGGCGGCTGGCCACTCCAGCAGTGCTCGGCGCCGGCCGACCTGGCCTATGAAGACCGCATGGATTCGTTTACGGACAGAACAAGTCTGAGCATCATGGGGCCGGACCTGCGTGCAGAGACTGGCTGCTTCAGGCTTCCAGCTTCATCCATCCTCCCCCCGACGAGAACCATCATGCCAGACCTCATACCCCCCTACGGGGGGGGTGGCGCGGCCTGGCGCCCCTACCAAGAGGACGGCCCCTTTGGGTACAGGCAAAAGCCCCAGCCTAAACCCAGAGTGCCCTCCTACACGCAGACCACCTCAGATGGACAATTGTTGGAGGTGGCTGCGCTCTTCCCTCAGGAGGGCCGGAGGAAGAGGCGGCTGGAGGTCATGCCGCTGAGGAGGGAATCGCAGCGCCTGATTCGTAGGGCTAGAGAAAGTCATGGTCCTCTGAGCTTCTTCCCTAGTGTGCCCTATcctctccgctctccagagagGAAGCCTGGGATAGCCTTTCCCCATGTAACCCACAGCAAAAGGGTCTAA